TGACCTCTAACCTTAATTCCGGGTTCCCCTTGACTATTTATAGTGAAATTGGATGATATAGCTCTAATCTCAGCTCTTAGCTTCACTTTGTGGCACTGGAGGCTGCTTTACGTGCCTTATTGCATGAGAAAAGGCTCAAAAAAGTTATTTTTGGTGAAAAGACCTCATTTCTGCTAGTTCATGGGAATAACATATACTGGCTACTATTCTTGTACCAAAGTTCCACCATCTGGATCACATCATTTATACAAAGTTGGAAAATAATAGTGAAACTATTTTTatcaaataaaagaaaagaactaTCAAACTGAGGTAGTGTACTTGTTTGTAAATGTGTGATCAATTGAGTTTGTTCTTGAACCCTCCCAGTACGGTACATAAATTCTACACAAGCAACATTATGTTACTGAAATATTAAGTTCAGCAGAATACCACTGTTTTTAACTCGTGAATAGGATCTTGGTTGCTGTTGATTTCTAATCTGCCTTGTAAGTGCAGCGATCTATTTTTTGTTTTCCTAATATAACTACAGCTATCTGTTTAAGATACGCGTTTGTTCCGTCTCAGTAAGAATTGAGTTAAAACGATGCCAACTCTCTAGCCACTCAGTATCTTTCTTGTCTCCGCACCTCCTCAATTTCATACTGGTTCGAACGCATCGACGTTCCGCAAACTTTGGGTAAAACAGAAAATTATGTGCAAACTAGATCAACTGCCTAAAGGTCAAATCCAATCTAAGATCAAAATATAAGGTTATATCTAATCTATTGCAAGTATCTAACATATGTAAGATCAATCAACCGACAGGTGTTGCACACATTGTTGTAAATCCTGCTTCACGTTTGTTATTGTAAAAATGCAAAATTGAAAACTTCAGATTATCACATATACTGCAAATGATGGATGCTTAGGCAGTAGCATGGCTCTCAAACAAAAGCGCAGAAGCAGGACGAGATGTGCTAAACGAGACTTCAATTATGCAACAAGAGGCGACAACTCGAGTAGATTAACTACTGTAGAGTCAAAAGTATGCGAAGCTACTATAGACATACCAGGAGAAAATCTTCTAATCTCCATTTAAATCCACCATATTGTGAAACGTTAAATGCAAAATATCTACAAATTTCAAGCTTTAAATCATTATAAAGGAAACAAAATTGGATCTCCATGAGGAGAAAGAACACAAACATGCATGGCCATAAAGAAACAATAAGCTCTTATGTCTAGCTGCTCCATGAATCAAGAAAAATGGATTCCAGCCTTGTTAAAGAGAGAAAGTAGGTGCATGAAATCTGCTTGTGCGAGCTTGATAGATCTCTTATCCTCATATTTCCCTTCCTTTAGCACTTTCAAAACTCTCTCTTTGAAGTCAGCTCTTTTAGCATCACCATCATCCACCTCCATCTCGTCATCATCCTTTCCATCATCAGCATCCATACTCAAGTCTCCAAATGTCTCTCCCAAGGCAGATACATCCAAGACCATTTCCATATCGTCTGACGGAGCTTTCTCAGAGTTTTGTAACGCTTGCAAAGTTCTATAGTTCTTTTCCAATAAAGAGAGTACGGATTTTTGTCTAAATATAGAACCTATAGTTTTGTTTTTCCGGTTGAAACAGATCCTGACCAAACCATCCCACTCCTTAAAATTGACAGGACCAAGTGGTCCCCTAGGTTCAATTCTAACTACAGAAGAATCAACCTTTGGTGGTGGCCTGAAATTATTCTTTCCTACCTTCAATAAGTGCGATACTCTGGCCAACAGCTGTGTGTTCACCGAAAGGCGGCAATAAAGACTATCACCGGGTTGAGCAACAAGCCTCATAGCAAATTCTCTCTGGAACATTATTACTGCAGCTCTGAATAAAGGCCTATGAGCCAGTAACTTGAAGGTAAGAGGAGATGATATTTGATATGGGATGTTAGCCACACAAATGTCGAAGTAAGGGAGATCACACTTGAGAACATCCCCTTGTATAACCTGCAGCCCAGAAGATCAGAACAGCTTCAGCACCTCGAAGTACACATTTATGGGACATGCATTTAACTGAAAAGAAGGATAAATGAAGGATGACGACATATGTCTATAATGTAAGTGCATTCTTATTTTCATGTTGCTAATGGCATGACTGTGATAATTAGTCACGTAATGATCAATCATACATGACAGTTTCAGTAATGTACGCGCACATGGACCACTACTTACTGATCAGAGAATGCAAGCCTGTCCTTCAAGGAGGCAAACTTTATTCTTCATAATTGCCAGAGCTTGGCTTAATCATGATAATGTCAATTTCAGACAGCAAAGATCAAATTTGAATCCACAAGAACATCACACACACTCATCCTTGGATTCCACAGTTGGGGAAATATTTAATCTTCTAGTAAGAGAATTCAGTTAACATAGAATTTGCAGTGTCTCTGGAAACTGAGAGAAATGGATCCAGATCTGGTCGCATGACGGAAACCATCTCAAGCTGGAATTGTCAATCCTTTGTTCCACTCCAAAGAGAAGCTTAGTGATTGAAGTGTGCAAGTTATTGGGTCTGTATACCATAAAAACCTTATGGGTGACATCAATGATCGAACTTAGATACGTAACTGTTTCTATCCTTTGAAGAGAAGTGGTGTGAGTTGATTAAGAAAAGACATCACTCTACTAGGCCATTTTACCATACTTAAAGGTAACCATAATTATAAAGAATCACTGAGCCACCAAACAGAGTAGTAGCTGAATTAGTTAGTTTCCTGAAATGTGACCATTAAGTGTGACAATGGTAAGACACACATTATGGGTCACCAATTTAGTGTCACTCTTTCATGAACCGATCCAAATGAGAGCTTGTCTTTAGTTTCTTCCTCACTAAAAGAACAAAGCACTAAATGCTAACTCGTGAAAACGTTTCCAAACAAAAAGCAACATAAAACCACTGACAGCAACAATTATTTAACACATCACATTCAAATCAAAATTTATCCAATCACGAAAGTATAACAAAGCACCATGCTTCCAAACCACAACACTACCAACCAATAAgtaataaaatatctttaaaaaaaaaaaaaataccttgAGTCGGTTAGATAAAGGAGTTCCTTGAAACCTACGTTGCAATTCAAGAACCATACGAGGATCAACCTCAACAGCAATAACTGATTTTCCAGCTTCTAGAAGCTTCTTGGTAAGATTACCAGTACCAGGTCCAATTTCAAGGATAACATCAGTAGATTTAATTCCAGCTTTTTGGACAATCGAATCAATCAATAATGGATTTTTAAGAATATGTTGACCTTTTGACTTGTGGAATGATATTCCTCCCTGGAAGTGGTTTGACCCGGTGGCTGATGAGCCACGTTGAGGCTTGTCTTTCTTCATCTTCCCTCCCGCCATGGTGAAATTCTCTAAAGCTTTTGGGAGATGAAATTGTCGTTAATGGAGGGctagggtttttattttaagCGGACATCTTTTTGGGCCTGATTGACTCGTTTTGTATTGGGCTAAGGGCCTCAACATGTGAAAtttccctattttgtgctggtatTTAATTTATGGCCCTccgaaccaaaaaaaaaaaaaaatcgcacgGCATAATTGTATATTTTCATAGTATAATATTCCACGAGTTATGTAGGGGCGAATTGGTGTGCTAATTTTGGGACACGTGAACCCATGATCTCTCCTTAAAACtaagtattttatgtatatattttctaaaattgataTAATATTATCTGTTGTAACACATGCTATGAGGTTCAGTTTTGATGATTGATCGTTCAAAACTCATCCTATAAAGATAAGGTTTGCATCAACTATAATCTGGTTTTTGAGTTTGGAACTGAACCCATCTAAGTTGAAGATAGAAACAGTTCATTTGATTTTTTAAAGAAGAATAACTAATTAACTGAATTTAACTAACTAAATAAGAAATCATAGCACGGCAAAAAATTGACCAAGAAGTATATGTCTAAAAGACCTAGAGTTAGGATTTTCTCAATTATCGGATTGAACTAATGACTTGTTTCCTCTAATCTGGCCACACTCGTTTCCCCTAACTAACCTAATTAATGAATCACCCACTCACATAAATCACGACAAAACAGTTATCCCAAACTACTACTTTAAAATCCTAGCAATCAATCCCGTGATTATTTGGAAGTGTTGTTATTCAACATCGACCTAATCCTATAATCTTTTCCCAGTAAAACAGGATATAATGATGTGTTCAATCGAGAGCTCTTCAATCAAACAACAATTAACACATAATTGAACAAAAGGAATTAAACGACTCGATTAATAGGAAACAAAATCAAAAAATCCATCCAACCAACAATAAACTTCATCAAAACCCTAGATAATGAGTTTAGCTGATCATGCTTAGAGCAGTAAAAACAATAGAGTATTTAGAACTCATAATTCCAAAGTAGTGTCATTGCTAGAAATTGAGTCACACGATAGACACGTTGAAGATTCCTCCCCAACGGTGTAAACCTCTGCCTCTCTATTCCCAAAGTGTTATTCTGTTGCTTTAAGCGTTTCCGAATTGCGATTAGCGATCTTCCTTAGCTTTTAGCATGTCTCATCTTAAGTCAAAAATTAACATTTTTGGCTTGTTTCGTTCCTTttctttaattattatttccATCCTCTTAACTCAAAATCAACTGCGACATGAAATCGTGCAACTTATATATGAATCTTTAATTATTTCCATCCCCTTTTCTTAAGAATGCTTAATTCTTTAGCTGTTTTTAAAAAATGAATATTATATACAACAAGACGCTTTTTGGTGGTGTCAGCTCATTTAGAATGAGTCTGCAGACTAATATATCAATATTTTTATTAATCACTGAGTTCTACAACTGCTTTAATAGAAGAAGTCTTCTCTATCTTGTGGAATTTGTTCTATATTataaaattgaggaaaaaggtctGAACAGAAAGCAATCAAAACTCCAATCTAGAAAATTAAGGACCACATTATTAGCTTGTCGTAGGTTTATTTCTTAAAGTAACGTCACTCGAAAGAAAAAGTAATTtcaatcagtgttttaaaaggcgagggcgtaaggcggagcgttttacgtctgcctcagtgaggcgtaagccctaaggcacggggcgtaagccccatggggttttaatttttagtattttataaaatgatataattagNNNNNNNNNNNNNNNNNNNNNNNNNNNNNNNNNNNNNNNNNNNNNNNNNNNNNNNNNNNNNNNNNNNNNNNNNNNNNNNNNNNNNNNNNNNNNNNNNNNNNNNNNNNNNNNNNNNNNNNNNNNNNNNNNNNNNNNNNAAAAATAACCTTAGATGTGGGTGGTGTTACACTTTTGACCTCGCTCACCCTATGCACAAAATATCAACTTGTTAAACTTTtgataaatacttttaaataggtgaaatagcgtaaaaatttgaagaaaactataaataagtgatatatatatatatatatatgctccacccccacaaaaaaactaattggaacaatct
The sequence above is a segment of the Lycium barbarum isolate Lr01 chromosome 6, ASM1917538v2, whole genome shotgun sequence genome. Coding sequences within it:
- the LOC132598437 gene encoding ribosomal RNA small subunit methyltransferase — translated: MAGGKMKKDKPQRGSSATGSNHFQGGISFHKSKGQHILKNPLLIDSIVQKAGIKSTDVILEIGPGTGNLTKKLLEAGKSVIAVEVDPRMVLELQRRFQGTPLSNRLKVIQGDVLKCDLPYFDICVANIPYQISSPLTFKLLAHRPLFRAAVIMFQREFAMRLVAQPGDSLYCRLSVNTQLLARVSHLLKVGKNNFRPPPKVDSSVVRIEPRGPLGPVNFKEWDGLVRICFNRKNKTIGSIFRQKSVLSLLEKNYRTLQALQNSEKAPSDDMEMVLDVSALGETFGDLSMDADDGKDDDEMEVDDGDAKRADFKERVLKVLKEGKYEDKRSIKLAQADFMHLLSLFNKAGIHFS